Within Vidua macroura isolate BioBank_ID:100142 chromosome 11, ASM2450914v1, whole genome shotgun sequence, the genomic segment TgtgaaaacaactgaaaatatttttttttttatttccaacatAAATAGTGTcatgcttaaaaatatatttgcaatcAAATTTATGATGTGCACAGGTATTGCTTTAATCAGAAACATCACTTCTATTTTTTGGAggcttttttctcctgtgtttggTTTCTTAAGAGTGTGCAAAAAAAGATGCTGCAAATTCAGCACTTAAGAGAATTGATAATCATTCAGTATTGCATTTAAATCATAATGTTGCATTACATTGCAACACACTGTTTTTCATAAAACTCATGGCAATTCCCTAAGGACAGTCCGTCCTTAGAGAAAATAAGAGATTTCATCACCAAGTATCCCAAAAGAATTCTTGCACTTTggaatgttgatttttttttgttaaaaaaagaaagaaaagaaagaaaagaaagatattttacaCACAAGAATATAGATGCTGATGTGATAATTGAGACTCAGCTGgcaaaaatgtttctcttttcacAATTATCCTCTTGGATTTCATTCTGCAGGAGGCTGAAACAGAAGTCTTGGcaaaatttctgtgtttgaatgGGAGAAGCAAAGTGGCTGCTTTTGGAGGGGTTGTGCTGGaccagcacagggcagagggattTGCCCTCTGGTCACCACCAGGAGAAGGTGCCATGACAATTCCAGAAGCAGTCTGGAGGGGAATATTGATGGGGAAAGTCAGCTCCTTGCTCCTCAGCCAATGGACAAGCTCATCCCAGGGATTTTGCTTGGGAACAGAGCTCGTGGTAACTGACAGGTAAACGTTATTGTGCAGGTGCGAATGTCACGGGATTGCTCCAGCTCCTGAAATGTGATATCGTACATCAGAGGCAAGAGGGATTAACAGCTCTGTCACATGTCATCAGTGGAAACTCTGCATGTACAGTCAGCTCCTGTGGAAACACTTCTGAGCAGGTAAAGTTTAATTCaaagaattttcaaaaacaTCTCCAATTGTCATAAATAGGAGATTCCCCAGAGAAGCAGATGTTAGTTCTACCAAGAGCAGTAAAGcatcttgagaaaaaaaatcatgaataCAGGCAAACTTTACTCATAGACGATTTGCTAGAGAAAGATCAAAAAATTTACAGTGGATGTCATTTGCTGTTCTAAAATACTATCATGtgtgtcataaaaaaaaaaaaacaacattctCTTAAATGTCTGTTATTtagttttgaaatgaaaaatatcaaatagTTAAAGTTTATTATGTGTAAAATTGTTTCAAGATCACCATGTAAATGTTACATACAAGAAActtgaaaaagaaggaaaagcagcttgCTGCAGAAGGATCCAAGCCACCAAAGCCAAACAGATGTTTTTAAGCTAATCTGATGGCAAGGGTCACGTGCCATCATCTGTAACTGAGCCCTTATGGAGGGAGGCCAAGATTACTTGGGGTTGTAAGTTCTGGTTATTGAGAATCACGTGGAAATCCTTGAAATgctgtgtgaaaaatgcagattCAGTGTCCATCTGAGGAGTCCTGTTTTGAGCTGCTCAGGATCAGGATCTGCTGAAGGGGATGAGGTGGTGagcctcctgcccagctctccagccctTGGCTTTTCCTCCCCACCTTACACAGGAGCAGGACACAGACCAGGAAACATTTGGGTTCAGCCACAGAGGAGCCCTGGTGTTCTCTGGCTGGGGAAGGCTCCGTGGTGCtcccccagtgctgccacaTTCCTGACCTTGGGaaaatctgcagcttttccaggtaAACTTCAGCTCCCTGCAGATTTCCAGAAGAGGTTTACAACCCACCCTGCACCCAATATACACCAGGTCATGACCTTGGAAAGGGAAagggttttctttaaaataatggtCATGTCTCAATGTCTCTCCTGGACCCACCTCTTCTCCTCCAGGCTCGGTcctgacagctgctgcaggtagAGCTTATCACTGTCTGAGAACTTCTGAACATCATGCTACGGTCGAAGGGTCCACAGGGAGAGGGGGAATGGACCAGAGACAAGGAAAGGTTAAGGTTCCATAAGGGTGCAGGTGATGCTCTGaactgggaagggctggggagtGGGTGCCACCCCGTtggcaggggagcaggggtCTCTCAGGGCTAATCCCAACAGCCAGATCCTGACCggatgggaaatgggatcaGGCAGAATCCTCAGGCTGTCTCTATGACCTCCCCAGGGGTCTGTGTGTGCTTCATTACAAGAGTTTTCAGGGACTTGGGGTGGGGATTTGAGTGTctttggggaggatttgggggtccctAAAGGTGCTCAGCTTCCTCCTTCTCTCTAGTTTTCCTGACCCCAATCCTGGTTGCACACTCTCCGTGTATTATGCACCGCACACACTCACTGTGTGCCCTACACTTGTTACAcgcgcacacacacagagcacacgCACCTGTTACACACACAGTCTGATCACACTGAACACATTACACACTTCAGGGAATGATGAGGGAAGAGGGATAAACCCCCTGAGATCCCGGAAAGCTCAAGGAAAGCTGAGGAAATCCCCCCAGATCCAGGGAAAGATGAGGGAAGGGGAATAAACCCACCCCAGATCTAGGGAAACTCAAGGAAAGTGAGACTAGACCGCCCCAGACCCAGGGAAACATAAAGGAACGGGGATAAACCCCCCCAGAAGGAACTGGCATTCctgattgtttgttttttagaagaaatgtatttctacAGACAGGAATCTCCTGTATCACTTGAAGATTTCTGCGCTGCTTAGCATCTGATGACTAGGGAACGTTTTGCAGATAGAACTAGGCACTGGCGAACGGCAGTCCCAGAATGTTTACACAGGTTCGAGCAGTGTGGGGCCGGCCGGGGGAGCCGCACCCGCCCAGCGAGCCAGTGAGGAGCGGCCGCGCGTGGGGGGAAGAGCGGGCACACGTGTAGGGCGGAGGTGTGGGGTGAGATGGTGAGGCCTGGCTATTTGCGGGTGCCGTTACCCCGCTGGGAGCGGATGTTTCGGTTCGTGGTGTGTACCGCCGGCATCCTGCTCTCCCTCTACGCCTTCTACCTGGAGCGCGAGAAGGCCCACGACATCCACTACCAGGCCCTGTGCGACCTCAGCGAGCAGCTCCGCTGCTCCGCCGCCCTCACCTCCAGGTGAGGCAGGGGTGGAGCCCGCGGCCGCCCCCTCAGGGAGAACGGGGTGAGGACTCGGGGGCTCGGAGCGCTGTCTCCGGTACCCTGGGGGCTGCTGAGGGTCTGGGCCGGTTCTCTGAGGGGGAGCGGGCcggagctgtgctgggggtcATAAGGCGGTCAGGCGGGGAAATTAGCGTTCCCGGTTTGGGCAGGTCCATCACTGGAGGGCGGCTGTGGGAGTGGCTTTTTTGGGGATCAGTATGGGCTGGAGAATGAGGCAGGAGGTAAActtactgcagcagcagctatcaATAGAAAGTTGAAAGTCACTTTGTGGTGAATTCAGATGTTAGTTCAAAGTGTCTCATTGTCCAAGAGCTCTAGCAAATTAGGTCTGTGATGCATAACATCATAGGTATGGTGCCATCCCTGCCTTGTCTGCTTGACAGATTTGGGTTTCTTCCTAATCTTAGACTGATCAGGAGCAGCTAAAGTGCAAATATATGTTGTGATTCACTTGCTCTGATGTCAGCGAGGTAACCACTGGCAGAGCTGCTAACAACTCTTACCAAGTCATACCATTTTCCCTCACCTGTATAGTGAGCATGTGTCCGTCCAACTTACTGTGGGGGAGAGAACTGCTAAAGCTGTGGATGGAGGAAGGAAGTGTTCAGTTGACCAAACAGCTTTAAACTACAGCCCTAGGAAGCAGACATAGTGTTTGGTGAAGTTGCAACTCTGTGAATTTGGTAGTTTCTGGTGTGTCAAATAACTTTAATCAGTAAGGTGTGGGATCAAGCTGTTATCTAGTGTTCCTCTTGTTGCAAGTTGCTTGGTATTCCAGGATAGCACTGAACTTCACATAGGACTCCAGTAGTGATGTCAGAATATATgcctcccttttcttttcctaactGATGAACTGAAAATACTGATGTAAAGCAATAGGTGCCCAAATGTGAATAAGTTTCACTGTTTTACAGATGGGGTCGAGGACTTGGTCTGGTGGATTTCATCTTTGGAAAGGACAGTGCAATAAATAAGTCAAACAGTGTTTTTGGACTAGTGTTTTATACACTACAAATGCTACTTGGTAAGTATTTGGTTTAGAGCCTAAAGTATATAGCAGGTCTGGTGGTGAAAGAGGAGTGCATTCTACACATTACACAATCTACAAGAAACGAGACAAATGcttgtgattttattttggttttttttttgtaccagTCTCATGATACATCTGTCCAAAGGTCTTAAAAACCCAACTGATAAGAAAAGtaattgcattttcttcttctactaCTAATATAATTGTCATGAGAGTTTCTGTGTTGGTGTTTTCACTTCAATATATTTAGCATTGGATTGCCTTATCGAAAGGACTCTCAGACAGAAACTAGATGCACCCATCCATATAGTGATTTGTCAGCAGTCTTGAACACATAGTATTTCAAAAAGACTTAGACACAGACTTTTGCTGAGTTTGAATTTGAGTGCTTGGGCTTTCTGCTTTGTGTGGAGGGGGTTGAGAGCAGTGGTAGTAACTTTCTCTCCCTTGTTGCAGGTATCACAGCAAGTGCAATAGCAAGTCTAATCCTGATTATGTCCTCCATAGTGTCTCTAGCAGCATCATTGCACTTGGCATGCATTCTGCACTTCATTTTGAAGGAGTTTTGCATTTTGCACGTCATTGCATATTTGCTGAACTTGATTCTCTTCATCATCAACTACAAACGACTAATTTATTTGGTTGAGGCCTGGGATCAGCTACTCCAACCTAAACAGGAGTAATACCTGTTTGAAGTTTTGATCTACACAATGGAAAAAGTAACCTCTAAAGAGAACACAGAGTTGCTGCACTCACTGCTAGTGTTTTCACAAAAAATGATGGTTGgggtttgttcctttttttttctttgtctttagtAACAAAAATGGAATTAAAGCTGAAACCCGAAGTATGTTCATTAAACCACTTTTTTATCTGCACAGAATGAAAATAGCTTCATGTGGTCAGtcaaaagctgccaccaggatATTATATGCAGATTAGGGGTTGGTGTATCAGTTCTTTGAAAGGACaaagggttggaagggaccttcaggaAAATCTTGTTATAAGCATATCCCAGGTTGTTCTTTTGTGCCCTCTTCCTAAAATTAAAGTGGGGGGAGCAAAATGGAGGGACTGGGAGTAATTTGGGGGGCCCCGGTGATTTTGGGGGACACTGGCATTTTCCATCCTGGCGCCAGGTCAGGTTGGTGACTTTCTGGGGAAGGCTGAGAACAAAAATATGATCAATATGATCCCATTTGGGATGTTactcaagtaaaaaaaaaaaaaaaaaaaaaaaaaaaaaaaaaaaaaaaaaaaaaaaaaaaaagtttccaagGCTGTTAGTTAATAAGCAGGAGCTTTTTGGACAACACCAGTTCTTGGAGCAGATAGTGTTTGTGGTAAaccccagaggagctgagcccagggtCTGATCATCAAAGCCAAGGCCTAAAGAGCATTTCTCAGATCATGCTTTGGCTTGGGGAAAGGTGGGTGGACTCTTCTGGGAGTTTGTCTGCTGATGCTTCATGAAATCTGAGCTGCTCCAAAACCTCTTTCCTTGTTTCCCAAACAACTTCCCTTCCCACACAGgccattccctgtgtgccaGTGCTGGTGGGTAGCAAAGGCGGAGGGAGGTATCCCCACCATAGTGCCCAAGCTGCTCCTTGTTGtagatgtccctgtccatggacCTCACCTGCTCAAGGCCATTCAGGAAGTGACACTTGGCCTTTCTCATCCACTGGAACACCCCTCTATGGGCAGAGAGGCAGGTCAGTGGCACCTCAACCCCCAGCAACCCCCTGCACaattgactgattttttttttttgattgattCAGTTgattgatttttgatttttgtttgctgtttctcAGAGCACTTTAAGCACTTTCTCAGAGTGGTGGTTCTGGGAGTTCCCCAGGAATCCAGGGTGGTTCCCCTCAGGCCAGGATGATTCCCATAGACTCCAAAGCCTCCCATGCCCGGAGTCTGCCGGCTCTTTGTACCTTGGAACCTTATTGGTTCCTACTCATGACCGAGTCACTCTCCTGGTACAAGGATGAGGGCCTACAGGCAGAAAAATGGAATATCAGGAGGGAATCCGTGATTCCGAAGGCCCGGGGGGAGATCCTTCAGATTACCAATTCTTTTAGCTGGTGCCATATTAGTTTTTTATTCTATATAATAAAAAACATGATTAGCACAGAAGTACCATGCTCTCCATAACCTGTTTGTAATTGGGAGAATCTGCAGTGTGTGTCCTACAGTCCATCTCACACTGAAGACTGAGGTGTAATTACAGTGCAGGAAACGTCATCTCTAGTAATTGCAGCTGTTACCATTGATCCAGTTAACC encodes:
- the LOC128812871 gene encoding vitamin K epoxide reductase complex subunit 1-like protein 1 produces the protein MVRPGYLRVPLPRWERMFRFVVCTAGILLSLYAFYLEREKAHDIHYQALCDLSEQLRCSAALTSRWGRGLGLVDFIFGKDSAINKSNSVFGLVFYTLQMLLGITASAIASLILIMSSIVSLAASLHLACILHFILKEFCILHVIAYLLNLILFIINYKRLIYLVEAWDQLLQPKQE